From Mucilaginibacter inviolabilis, a single genomic window includes:
- a CDS encoding TonB-dependent receptor — protein MKLIILLTIAFTLQVRANVFAQKITLSENGVSLEKALKDIDKQSGYTFFYKKKLLRDSSPVFINVKDAEIKDVLDQLLKGLPLSYSFADKIIVIKSSTGASEAIPTKNKLVMADIEIKGIVVDENGKPLPGASVKIKGTNQGMTTNENGEFYFRSIPENSTLVISFIGYTTREVAAAKDLGILALTPGTGLQEIVVVGYGTQRKERVTGAIAAIGTKELQQSPVANLSNALAGRLPGLLTVQNSGEPGADGAYLNIRGFGTTNNSSPLILVDGIQRDFSGLDANEVENVSILKDAASTAIYGIQGANGVILVTTKRGKIGTSRISATAQNGWQSPTSLPRYVDSYTGRKLYKEGLVNDGLFADTSAYSDVLLNKYRDRTYPAYQYLYPNVDWTKTMLKPFSYLRQGNLNVSGGTEKARYFISLSYLQQNGLYNYEESVSQYDIQAITHKYNFRSNIDLNLTKNLTMELNLGAIVYDRNYPGVSASQIFNDIKQTPAWYYPITNPDGSPGAAPNTNQSPYVDLTQSGYYRGFETELQSTAGFKWDLGWLTKGLSTRVRLSFDNDNFRNVNRPLSNITYQYLLNPGVPDTETDLAANGHYVIVNNGNGTLDYQVNANGSRRTVLEAYINYDRDFGKHSVKAMAIYNQSGFFDAVGGGVGNAIGGLPYKYQGVLGRAAYAYDDRYLAEFNFGYNGSENFAQGHRFGFFPAVSTGWIASNEHFIKDNPALNFIDQIKLRGSYGLVGNDKIGSSRFLYLSTWVTGSGYTFGFNSNGNSYGGYLEGQAGNTLLTWERSKKLNLGLDLSLWKGMLSLSADVFRERRTNILATSQLIPGFIGLPQIPAVNAGITDNRGYEISLTHRHDFRKNQGYSITINYAYAHNKILFYAQPDYPGREWQALKGTSINEIYGYTALGLFKNQQDIDNSPSQSSLGVTKPGDIKYKDLNGDGVINSLDAGYLPGKVANPTSQFGVALGYHYANFDISVLFQGGLGGSTLLSGSGVYPFSRFASALVQVVNNHWVASNPDGHYMFPRISSADNVNNQQASTFWIYSSNYLRLKTVELGYTLPAIWMKRIGIDNARVFVNGINLLTWSKLKDFNLDPEIGNNGTGTYPQQKVINAGLKFTF, from the coding sequence ATGAAGCTTATAATTTTACTAACGATTGCTTTTACGCTGCAAGTTAGAGCAAATGTGTTCGCCCAAAAGATTACCCTGTCAGAAAACGGGGTATCACTAGAAAAAGCTTTAAAAGATATCGATAAGCAAAGCGGTTATACTTTCTTTTATAAGAAAAAGCTACTTCGGGATTCCTCTCCTGTATTTATAAACGTAAAGGATGCAGAGATTAAGGACGTCCTTGACCAGCTATTGAAAGGGTTGCCGTTGTCGTACAGCTTTGCCGATAAAATCATTGTTATCAAGAGCAGTACAGGTGCGAGTGAAGCGATCCCTACTAAAAATAAGCTTGTAATGGCTGATATTGAAATCAAAGGAATCGTTGTCGATGAAAACGGAAAACCATTACCCGGTGCCTCTGTAAAGATAAAAGGTACCAATCAGGGTATGACGACAAATGAGAATGGTGAATTTTATTTTAGAAGTATTCCGGAAAATAGCACCTTAGTCATTTCCTTCATAGGATATACAACCAGGGAAGTGGCCGCAGCAAAGGATCTTGGTATTCTTGCGTTGACTCCGGGGACAGGATTGCAGGAAATTGTGGTTGTGGGTTATGGCACACAGCGAAAGGAGCGGGTGACCGGAGCGATAGCGGCTATTGGAACGAAAGAGCTACAGCAAAGCCCTGTTGCTAATTTGAGCAATGCCTTAGCCGGGCGATTACCGGGTCTGCTAACTGTTCAAAATAGCGGAGAACCCGGGGCCGACGGTGCGTATTTGAATATCCGGGGCTTCGGAACCACTAATAATTCGTCACCTTTGATTTTAGTTGACGGTATCCAGCGGGATTTTAGCGGCCTGGATGCCAACGAAGTAGAAAATGTCAGCATACTCAAAGACGCTGCTTCGACTGCCATATACGGTATTCAGGGTGCCAACGGCGTTATTCTGGTCACAACCAAGCGCGGTAAAATTGGAACCTCACGAATTTCGGCTACTGCGCAGAATGGTTGGCAGTCGCCAACATCCCTTCCCCGATATGTTGATTCCTATACCGGCAGGAAACTGTATAAAGAAGGGCTGGTCAATGACGGACTTTTCGCAGATACCAGCGCCTATTCAGATGTCCTGCTGAATAAATACCGGGACAGGACTTATCCGGCGTATCAATATTTATATCCCAATGTAGATTGGACAAAAACGATGTTGAAGCCGTTCTCCTATTTGCGACAGGGAAATCTGAATGTTTCCGGCGGGACTGAAAAAGCAAGATATTTCATATCCTTATCCTACCTGCAGCAAAACGGCTTGTATAACTATGAAGAATCGGTCAGCCAATATGATATTCAGGCCATTACGCATAAGTATAATTTCCGTTCAAACATTGATCTAAACCTTACCAAAAACTTAACGATGGAGCTTAATTTGGGTGCGATCGTATATGACCGAAACTATCCGGGGGTAAGTGCATCTCAGATTTTCAACGATATTAAACAAACACCGGCTTGGTATTATCCGATTACCAACCCGGATGGATCCCCCGGAGCAGCGCCGAATACCAATCAATCCCCTTACGTTGACCTCACCCAGTCGGGTTATTACAGAGGGTTTGAAACGGAGCTGCAGTCTACGGCAGGGTTTAAGTGGGATTTAGGATGGCTAACCAAAGGGCTGAGTACGCGGGTAAGATTGTCTTTTGATAATGACAATTTCCGGAATGTTAACAGGCCGCTTTCCAATATTACCTATCAATATCTGCTCAATCCAGGTGTGCCTGATACGGAAACTGATCTTGCTGCAAACGGGCATTATGTTATCGTAAACAATGGTAATGGAACATTAGATTATCAGGTAAATGCCAATGGCTCCCGTCGTACGGTGTTAGAGGCTTATATCAATTATGATCGTGATTTTGGCAAACATTCGGTCAAAGCGATGGCTATCTATAACCAGTCAGGTTTCTTTGATGCGGTTGGTGGCGGTGTCGGTAATGCCATTGGCGGTTTACCTTATAAGTATCAGGGTGTATTAGGACGTGCCGCCTATGCTTATGATGACCGTTACCTTGCCGAATTCAATTTTGGATACAACGGTTCAGAAAATTTTGCACAAGGTCATCGCTTTGGGTTCTTCCCGGCTGTCTCTACTGGCTGGATAGCTTCCAATGAACACTTTATAAAAGATAACCCTGCACTTAATTTTATTGATCAGATTAAATTGCGTGGTTCCTACGGGCTTGTTGGTAATGATAAAATAGGCTCCAGCAGATTCTTATACCTAAGCACATGGGTAACGGGTTCCGGTTACACGTTTGGTTTCAATAGCAATGGTAACTCCTATGGCGGTTATCTGGAAGGACAGGCCGGAAATACATTGCTCACCTGGGAAAGGTCCAAAAAGTTAAACCTGGGTCTTGATCTGAGCTTATGGAAGGGCATGCTATCCTTGTCTGCCGATGTGTTCAGAGAACGTCGCACAAATATTCTGGCTACTTCTCAGCTAATTCCGGGTTTCATCGGTTTACCTCAGATCCCGGCTGTAAATGCAGGCATTACTGACAATCGCGGTTATGAAATATCACTGACACACAGACATGATTTCAGGAAAAATCAGGGCTACAGTATAACTATCAACTACGCTTATGCGCATAATAAGATCCTGTTTTATGCGCAGCCGGATTATCCGGGACGTGAATGGCAAGCACTTAAGGGGACAAGTATCAACGAAATCTATGGCTATACCGCCCTGGGCTTATTTAAAAACCAACAAGATATCGATAATAGCCCCTCACAATCCAGTCTGGGTGTGACAAAGCCCGGAGATATTAAATATAAGGATTTGAATGGAGATGGTGTCATTAACAGCCTGGATGCAGGTTACTTGCCAGGAAAAGTAGCAAATCCGACTTCACAGTTTGGTGTTGCTTTGGGCTATCATTATGCAAATTTCGACATTAGCGTTCTCTTTCAGGGTGGCCTTGGCGGATCGACATTACTTTCAGGTTCCGGAGTTTATCCATTTTCCCGATTCGCCAGTGCTTTGGTGCAGGTGGTCAACAATCATTGGGTAGCGTCTAATCCCGACGGCCATTATATGTTCCCGCGCATTTCCTCTGCCGACAATGTGAACAACCAGCAAGCTTCCACCTTTTGGATCTATTCGTCAAATTACCTCCGCTTAAAAACTGTCGAGTTGGGTTATACTTTACCGGCAATATGGATGAAGCGTATCGGAATAGACAACGCCCGTGTTTTCGTCAATGGTATTAATCTCCTGACCTGGAGTAAGTTGAAAGATTTCAATCTTGACCCTGAAATTGGCAATAATGGAACTGGTACGTATCCACAACAAAAGGTGATCAATGCCGGGCTGAAATTTAC